A region of Triplophysa dalaica isolate WHDGS20190420 chromosome 18, ASM1584641v1, whole genome shotgun sequence DNA encodes the following proteins:
- the lhfpl5b gene encoding LHFPL tetraspan subfamily member 5b produces MANEKMLPAVEAAKIYHTNYVRNSRAIGVLWGVFTLCFAIITVVVFIQPYWIGDSVNTPQAGYFGLFHYCIGNPITSELVCKGSVFDFGSIPSGAFRTAMFFVGCSMLLIVGTIVCLALFFFCNAGSVYKICAWMQTASAVLMGMGCMIYPDGWDAPEVKRMCGDRTDKYTLGNCTVRWAYILGIISILDAGLLSLLAFTLGNRQDNLLPEDFEVETGKDSE; encoded by the exons ATGGCGAACGAGAAAATGTTGCCAGCCGTGGAGGCTGCCAAAATCTACCATACCAACTACGTGAGAAATTCCAGAGCCATCGGCGTCCTGTGGGGAGTTTTCACCTTATGCTTCGCCATCATTACTGTGGTGGTCTTTATTCAGCCCTACTGGATTGGTGACAGCGTTAATACCCCGCAGGCTGGATATTTTGGACTCTTTCACTACTGTATTGGCAACCCCATCACCTCCGAACTGGTCTGTAAGGGAAGCGTTTTTGACTTCGGCTCGATCCCATCTGGGGCTTTCAGAACTGCTATGTTCTTCGTAGGCTGCTCAATGCTACTTATCGTGGGTACGATTGTGTGCTTGGctcttttcttcttttgcaACGCTGGGAGTGTTTACAAGATATGCGCGTGGATGCAAACAGCTTCAG CCGTGTTGATGGGGATGGGTTGTATGATTTATCCGGATGGCTGGGATGCCCCGGAGGTGAAGCGAATGTGTGGTGACAGGACTGACAAATACACGCTTGGGAACTGTACCGTGCGTTGGGCTTACATATTAGGCATCATCAGCATCCTGGATGCGGGTTTACTGTCACTGCTTGCTTTTACTCTGGGCAACCGGCAAGACAACCTGCTGCCTGAGGACTTTGAGGTGGAAACAGGAAAAGACAGTGAGTGA